Proteins from a single region of Parasedimentitalea psychrophila:
- a CDS encoding lytic murein transglycosylase — protein sequence MRLLPLALVACLLPAAAFAQCGGSFSGFVKDLKREAISSGHSAASTKAFFKSVKQDPKVLRADRAQGIFQKPFIEFSRHLISQNRVDRGRSMAKKYDATFDRIEAAYGIDRGVLLAFWAFETDYGAFQGDFNTLNALVTLSHDCRRPELFRPQIFAALELYEQGGFDPRKTTGAWAGEIGMVQMLPRDILQNGVDGDGDGKVSLKTSAPDALMSGGNMLSHLGWTPGQPWLQEVTIPRGLDLTKTGPSQKNSVSNWARMGVQPRSGTLASGSLQASLLLPQGHKGPAFLAYPNFDVYFEWNQSFTYVLTAAYFATRLEGASVYRADNPDQGLDGGQMKQLQKKLQARGHDVGEVDGILGSKTRIAVQAEQQRLGLPADAWPTPALLNRL from the coding sequence ATGCGCCTTTTGCCCCTTGCCCTTGTTGCCTGCCTGTTGCCCGCCGCTGCCTTTGCCCAATGCGGCGGCAGTTTCTCGGGGTTTGTCAAAGACCTGAAACGAGAGGCCATCAGTAGCGGCCACAGTGCCGCCAGCACCAAGGCCTTTTTCAAATCCGTCAAACAAGACCCCAAAGTGCTGCGCGCAGATCGCGCCCAAGGGATTTTCCAGAAACCCTTTATCGAGTTCAGCCGCCACCTGATTTCACAGAACCGGGTGGACCGTGGCCGTTCAATGGCCAAAAAATACGACGCCACCTTTGATCGGATTGAGGCTGCCTATGGCATTGACCGGGGCGTGCTGCTGGCGTTCTGGGCTTTTGAAACCGACTATGGCGCCTTTCAGGGCGATTTCAACACCCTGAACGCACTGGTGACCCTGTCGCATGATTGTCGCCGCCCGGAGCTGTTCCGCCCGCAAATTTTTGCCGCGCTGGAGCTTTATGAGCAGGGCGGTTTTGATCCGCGCAAAACCACTGGCGCCTGGGCCGGTGAAATCGGCATGGTGCAGATGCTGCCCCGCGACATTCTGCAAAACGGGGTGGATGGTGACGGCGACGGTAAGGTCAGCCTGAAAACCTCGGCCCCGGATGCGCTGATGTCGGGCGGCAATATGCTGTCGCATCTGGGCTGGACCCCGGGCCAACCCTGGCTGCAAGAGGTGACGATCCCGCGCGGGTTGGATCTTACAAAAACAGGCCCTTCGCAAAAGAATTCAGTCTCTAACTGGGCCAGAATGGGCGTTCAGCCCCGCTCAGGCACCCTCGCCAGCGGCAGCCTGCAGGCATCGCTGCTGCTGCCACAGGGTCACAAAGGGCCGGCCTTTCTCGCCTACCCGAATTTCGACGTCTATTTTGAGTGGAACCAGAGCTTTACCTATGTGCTAACCGCCGCCTATTTCGCCACCCGACTGGAAGGCGCCAGTGTCTACAGGGCCGACAACCCCGATCAGGGTCTTGACGGTGGCCAGATGAAGCAACTGCAAAAGAAATTGCAGGCGCGGGGCCATGATGTGGGTGAGGTCGACGGGATTTTAGGCTCTAAAACCCGCATTGCGGTGCAGGCTGAGCAACAACGCCTTGGCCTGCCGGCTGATGCCTGGCCAACGCCCGCCCTGTTGAACAGGCTCTGA
- the cbiB gene encoding adenosylcobinamide-phosphate synthase CbiB → MSTATLLVAALLLDAVLGEPKWLWSRLPHPAVLMGKLVNALDQSLNRGDFRRLKGGLTAAILIVIALLLGWLLSLLGPVAEIICAAILIAQRSLVDHVGAVASGLRRSLADGQSAVAMIVSRDTGTMTGPQVARSAIESGAENFSDGVIAPAFWFLVAGLPGLLAYKMINTADSMIGYRNHRYEEFGKVSARTDDLLNLIPARLTGLLIAVISGQLRHCRAIVSDAKGHRSPNAGWPEAAMARALNLALSGPRSYDGQMREFPWVNGTANKAIGAHDIDACSARLWQVWGLVLTMTVALVLLF, encoded by the coding sequence ATGAGCACCGCCACCCTGCTGGTTGCAGCCCTACTGCTGGATGCCGTTCTGGGAGAACCAAAATGGCTGTGGTCGCGGCTGCCGCATCCGGCGGTGCTGATGGGGAAACTGGTGAATGCCCTGGATCAGAGCCTGAACAGGGGCGATTTTCGCCGCCTCAAGGGCGGGCTTACCGCCGCCATCCTGATCGTGATCGCTCTGCTCCTTGGCTGGCTGCTGTCGCTTCTGGGCCCGGTGGCTGAGATCATTTGCGCCGCCATTCTGATCGCCCAACGCTCGCTGGTTGATCACGTCGGCGCCGTTGCCTCGGGCCTGCGCCGATCACTGGCTGATGGCCAAAGTGCGGTGGCGATGATCGTCAGTCGTGACACTGGAACGATGACCGGTCCACAGGTCGCCCGCTCGGCCATCGAAAGCGGCGCCGAGAACTTCTCTGATGGGGTCATCGCCCCCGCCTTTTGGTTTCTGGTTGCCGGGTTGCCGGGGCTGCTGGCCTATAAGATGATCAACACCGCCGACAGCATGATTGGCTATCGCAATCACCGTTACGAGGAATTTGGCAAGGTCTCTGCCCGCACCGATGACCTGCTGAACCTGATCCCTGCCCGGCTGACCGGTCTGCTGATTGCCGTCATCAGCGGCCAGTTGCGCCATTGCCGCGCCATCGTCAGCGACGCCAAAGGCCACCGTTCGCCCAATGCAGGCTGGCCCGAGGCGGCCATGGCGCGCGCCTTGAACCTGGCGCTGTCGGGGCCACGCTCTTATGACGGGCAGATGCGGGAATTTCCTTGGGTCAATGGCACGGCAAACAAAGCCATCGGCGCCCATGACATCGACGCCTGCAGCGCCCGACTTTGGCAGGTCTGGGGCCTTGTGCTGACCATGACGGTTGCCTTGGTCCTGCTGTTCTAG